A window of Rhododendron vialii isolate Sample 1 chromosome 11a, ASM3025357v1 contains these coding sequences:
- the LOC131307064 gene encoding uncharacterized protein LOC131307064, whose translation MPKLKRYEAKEDAVAFVCRFRQTMSLHNFSDALMCKIFLLTLSEPIMLWYNQLKPKSISCFNELELEFSKRFVTSNIQPKTLSMLVNMRRAAGETLRLYTERYWEVYNLIPDCDQGVAAESFMNGLDPTSAMFRDLSRNPPKTMGELMIIIEKDCVHEEAMAERHTTKAEPAKTIGPKKQVSNVRQGQGSQGSSGQTSNKSNNKGRPPQHPQPQS comes from the coding sequence ATGCCGAAGCTGAAGCGCTATGAGGCAAAAGAAGACGCAGTTGCGTTCGTTTGTCGCTTCAGGCAAACCATGAGCCTCCATAACTTTTCTGACGCCCTTATGTGTAAGATCTTCCTGCTCACTCTCAGTGAACCGATCATGTTATGGTACAATCAGTTGAAACCCAAATCCATTTCTTGCTTCAACGAACTAGAATTGGAGTTTAGCAAACGCTTCGTCACCAGCAACATTCAACCAAAGACATTATCAATGCTGGTGAACATGCGAAGAGCGGCGGGAGAAACACTGCGACTCTATACCGAGCgttactgggaagtctataacCTTATTCCCGACTGTGATCAAGGGGTAGCAGCCGAGTCTTTCATGAATGGGTTGGATCCAACCTCGGCAATGTTTCGTGACCTCTCACGAAATCCACCTAAGACAATGGGAGAGCTCATGATAATAATCGAGAAAGATTGCGTTCACGAAGAAGCAATGGCCGAGCGACATACAACAAAGGCTGAACCTGCCAAGACGATAGGGCCGAAGAAGCAAGTATCGAACGTTCGCCAAGGGCAAGGGAGCCAGGGTAGCTCGGGCCAGACATCGAACAAGTCGAACAACAAGGGCCGACCCCCGCAGCACCCTCAGCCACAATCCTAG
- the LOC131306573 gene encoding laccase-14-like, translating into MELKKSLKLELLGFLLLNAFVLSMARKKIPSINFVLKETKYTRLCSSKKILTVNGLFPGPTLHVRRGDRLIVNVHNKGNYNVTIHWHGVNQPRNPWSDGPNYVTQCPIKPGAKFSYEIIFSTEEGTLWWHAHSDWSRATVHGPIIIYPPIGTTYPFPKPHAEFPIVLASWFKGDVMEIIQTALANGGEPNMSDAFTINGQPGDLYNCSKPGTFKILVNYGKRYLLRVINSVMNEEMFFAVAQHNLTVVGMDGAYIKPIETDYIMITPGQTMDILLTANKSPSHYYMAGRAYAGAVFDNTTTTAIVKYIGNYTAPSTPSFPGNLPNFTDIDAVTNFTNRIRALASKDYPVEVPQKVDTRLYITISLGTIPCVNNSCDGPNGARLAASLNNMSFVEPAVDLLQAYYRKIRGIYTTNFPSVPSDFFNFTSDDLPDNVFTPLKATRVKVLEFNSSVEIVFQGTNIGAENHPMHLHGNSFYHVGSGFGNFDNKTDPKGYNLVDPPEINTVGVPTNGWAAIRFRANNPGVWFMHCHLERHASWGMDTAFIVKNGATRLTSIRRPPRYLNPC; encoded by the exons atggagttgAAGAAAAGTTTGAAGTTGGAGCTCTTGGGGTTTTTGCTTTTGAACGCGTTTGTTCTTTCCATGGCTAGAAAGAAAATCCCTTCCATCAACTTTGTT CTGAAGGAAACAAAATATACAAGGTTGTGTAGCTCAAAGAAGATCTTGACAGTCAATGGATTGTTTCCAGGACCTACTTTGCATGTCCGAAGAGGTGATAGGTTGATTGTTAATGTTCACAACAAAGGGAATTACAATGTCACCATTCATTg GCACGGAGTAAATCAGCCGAGAAATCCATGGTCAGATGGGCCGAATTACGTGACACAGTGCCCAATCAAGCCGGGTGCAAAATTCAGTTATGAGATCATATTCTCAACCGAAGAAGGTACACTTTGGTGGCACGCTCACAGTGATTGGTCTCGAGCCACGGTGCATGGTCCAATTATCATATACCCTCCCATTGGAACAACCTACCCTTTTCCCAAGCCTCATGCAGAGTTTCCTATTGTTTTGG CATCGTGGTTTAAGGGCGACGTGATGGAGATAATTCAAACTGCACTTGCAAACGGAGGCGAACCAAACATGTCAGACGCTTTCACCATCAACGGCCAACCGGGTGATCTATATAATTGCTCCAAACCCG GGACGTTCAAAATATTGGTAAATTATGGAAAGAGGTATCTTCTTCGCGTCATCAACTCAGTTATGAACGAAGAAATGTTCTTCGCAGTAGCTCAGCATAATCTCACAGTCGTTGGAATGGATGGAGCATACATCAAACCCATAGAAACTGATTATATCATGATAACTCCTGGACAAACCATGGACATCTTATTGACTGCAAATAAGTCCCCGAGCCACTATTATATGGCAGGCAGAGCCTATGCGGGTGCTGTATTTGACAACACGACTACAACCGCGATCGTGAAATACATTGGAAATTATACAGCCCCATCAACGCCATCGTTTCCAGGCAACCTTCCAAATTTTACTGACATCGATGCCGTAACAAATTTCACCAATCGGATTAGGGCTCTGGCTAGCAAGGACTACCCGGTTGAGGTCCCCCAAAAAGTCGATACCAGGCTTTACATAACTATTTCACTGGGCACGATTCCGTGCGTTAATAATTCATGCGATGGACCGAATGGGGCCAGGCTTGCTGCAAGCTTGAACAACATGAGTTTTGTGGAGCCTGCTGTGGATTTATTACAAGCATATTATAGGAAAATCAGAGGGATTTACACGACCAATTTCCCAAGCGTGCCGTCTGATTTCTTCAATTTCACATCTGATGACCTGCCTGATAACGTTTTCACGCCATTGAAGGCTACCAGAGTGAAAGTCTTGGAATTCAACTCAAGCGTGGAGATAGTTTTCCAGGGGACTAATATTGGAGCTGAGAATCATCCTATGCATTTACATGGCAATAGCTTTTATCATGTTGGATCTGGTTTTGGGAATTTTGATAACAAGACTgatccaaaagggtacaatttgGTTGACCCACCTGAGATAAACACGGTTGGGGTGCCCACGAATGGATGGGCTGCAATCAGATTCAGAGCTAATAATCCAG GAGTGTGGTTCATGCATTGTCACTTGGAAAGACACGCTAGTTGGGGAATGGATACGGCATTTATTGTGAAGAACGGGGCCACCAGATTAACAAGTATACGGCGGCCCCCACGTTACTTGAACCCTTGTTAA
- the LOC131307063 gene encoding uncharacterized protein LOC131307063 produces MCTYHKERGHYTTQCPSFKRYLEELAAAGHLNQWIDVRQNPLPPPPLVGNLVSVIQGLVSEGRAAELRSEIDRAVASESVCNVGASGKRKWEDPSFGGTITFSSDDLKGVQLPHADALVVTIAIEKSTVQRVLIDQGSSADVMFFSTYQSLGLSPAQLRTASTPLVSFTGAPVWPLGLITLPVRARSRILEIEFVVVASPSPYNVILGRTWLHEMQAVASTYHQVVKFVGWNGRQESLRGDQIQSKKCYISTVTNKQSCMEVQCVAAAPLPVIEDVGVLAEQRSTEELIHFSIPGEEGRYFLIGSSLSMDEREEMYQFLMRNVEVFALTPQDMPGVDPSFAMHSLNVDPNRRPVVQKVRRSSAAHTEAVISEVNQLLEAGVIREVLYPTWLANPVVVPKKNGKLRVCVDYTNLNDACPMDRFPLPRIEQMVDATAGCERLSFMDAYWGYHQIALDPEDQEKKAFISPRGTFCYKVVPFGLKNAGATFQRSITKMFPGMLGVKVEAYIDDVVCRSIFARDHLRDLGEVFAVLKHKKLRLNAEKCAFGVSSGKFLGYMVSRRGIEADPTQILAIQRLRAPTTIKEVQRLTGMVAALNRFIRRSSDLCRPFFRAITTSRRRFVWTEECEQALRSLKQYLSHAPLLVKPLPDEDLYLYLAVSDHATSAVLVRKEGMDHQPIFYSSKTMTDSQTRILKFSQDLANFDIQFEPRTAIKGQVLADFFAELTPGLQDEANALATAAEEARIQEEEVLEGPSICHAEPLRARYSLGRKKPKRQWKLFSGDAWRLTVDGASNVHGAGAGIVLVSPSGTVHESVVSIGYTATNNEAEYEALIAGLQLALRLDADSVHVFCDSTHCGAFKR; encoded by the exons ATGTGCACGTATCATAAGGAACGTGGCCATTACACCACGCAATGCCCATCTTTCAAAAGGTATCTAGAAGAGCTAGCAGCTGCCGGTCACCTCAATCAGTGGATCGATGTTCGGCAAAATCCCCTTCCTCCACCCCCCCTTGTTGGCAATCTCGTAAGCGTAATACAAGGGCTAGTATCCGAAGGAAGGGCGGCCGAACTTCGTTCAGAAATTGACAGGGCTGTCGCCTCTGAATCAGTCTGCAACGTGGGCGCTTCGGGAAAACGAAAGTGGGAAGATCCGAGCTTCGGCGGTACCATAACTTTTTCTTCCGACGACTTAAAAGGAGTGCAACTTCCACATGCAGATGCCCTCGTCGTCACTATTGCCATTGAAAAATCAACCGTACAACGGGTATTGATagatcagggaagctcggccGATGTCATGTTTTTCTCCACTTATCAGAGCCTCGGATTATCTCCCGCTCAACTTCGGACAGCGTCAACTCCCCTTGTCAGTTTTACGGGAGCCCCGGTATGGCCACTCGGCCTGATTACCCTCCCTGTGCGAGCTAGATCACGCATCCTGGAGATCGAATTTGTGGTGGTCGCTTCGCCAAGTCCGTACAACGtcattcttggccgaacctggctacacGAGATGCAAGCGGTAGCCTCAACGTATCACCAGGTGGTAAAATTCGTCGGCTGGAACGGACGACAGGAAAGCCTGCGAGGcgatcaaatccaatccaagaaatgctacatcagcactgtAACGAACAAACAGAGCTGCATGGAGGTACAATGTGTGGCTGCCGCTCCTCTCCCagtgattgaggatgttggtgTACTTGCCGAACAACGGTCAACCGAGGAGCTAATCCATTTTTCCATTCCTGGGGAAgaaggaagatattttttaatcGGGAGTTCATTGAGCATGGACGAACGTGAGGAGATGTATCAATTCCTAATGAGAAACGTGGAGGTCTTTGCTTTGACACCACAAGACATGCCAGGCGTGGACCCTTCGTTCGCCATGCACTCATTGAATGTAGATCCGAATAGGCGACCGGTTGTGCAAAAAGTCCGACGCTCGTCGGCCGCACACACCGAAGCTGTGATATCAGAGGTAAATCAACTGTTGGAAGCTGGCGTCATTCGGGAAGTGCTATACCCCACCTGGCTTGCCAACCCAGTGGTAGTcccgaagaaaaatgggaaactaaGGGTCTGTGTCGATTACACGaacctcaacgacgcctgcCCTATGGATCGATTTCCACTTCCTCGGATTGAGCAGATGGTAGATGCAACGGCGGGATGCGAGCGCTTGAGCTTCATGGACGCGTATTGGGGCTACCATCAAATAGCTTTGGATCCGGAAGATCAAGAAAAAAAGGCTTTCATCTCGCCTCGGGGAACCTTCTGCTACAAGGTTGTTCCGTTCGGCCTGAAGAATGCAGGCGCCACCTTCCAACGCTCCATAACGAAGATGTTTCCTGGCATGCTCGGCGTAAAAGTAGAAGCTTATATCGACGATGTGGTTTGCAGAAGCATATTCGCTCGGGATCACCTTCGGGATCTGGGAGAGGTCTTTGCTGTTCTAAAACATAAGAAGCTACgtctcaatgccgagaagtgtgCGTTCGGCGTTAGCTCGGGGAAATTCCTGGGGTACATGGTGAGTCGCCGAGGAATCGAAGCTGACCCAACCCAAATTTTGGCTATACAGAGGCTCCGAGCTCCGACGACAATTAAAGAGGTACAGCGGCTCACGGGGATGGTTGCTGCCTTGAACCGTTTCATTCGACGTTCGAGCGATCTCTGCCGCCCATTCTTCCGAGCAATAACAACGAGCCGACGCAGATTTGTATGGACAGAGGAGTGCGAGCAGGCTCTGCGATCTTTAAAGCAATACCTATCTCACGCTCCTTTGCTCGTCAAGCCCCTGCCTGATGAAGATCTATATCTTTACCTTGCCGTTTCCGACCATGCAACGAGCGCGGTTCTTGTTCGGAAAGAGGGGATGGACCATCAACCGATCTTCTATTCCAGTAAAACGATGACGGATTCTCAGACGCg GATCCTGAAGTTCTCTCAAGACTTGGCCAACTTCGACATCCAATTCGAGCCTCGGACAGCTATCAAAGGGCAAGTCttggccgacttctttgccgaactcacTCCCGGCTTACAAGACGAGGCCAATGCCCTGGCAACTGCTGCTGAAGAAGCTCGGattcaagaagaagaggttCTGGAAGGGCCGTCCATCTGTCATGCCGAACCACTCCGTGCTCGGTATTCCCTCGGACGCAAGAAACCCAAACGACAATGGaagctcttctccggcgacgctTGGCGACTGACCGTCGATGGAGCTTCTAATGTTCACGGAGCTGGTGCAGGCATCGTCCTTGTCTCACCCAGCGGGACTGTTCACGAAAGCGTGGTTTCGATTGGGTACACGGCGACGAACAACGAAGCGGAATATGAAGCTCTAATTGCAGGCCTCCAACTTGCCCTTCGGCTGGATGCAGACTCGGTTCATGTCTTTTGCGACTCAACTCATTGTGGGGCATTTAAACGAtga
- the LOC131307062 gene encoding uncharacterized protein LOC131307062 gives MESAKSPSSGESYRSVDSEDSDFGRSDPGLAEAIRDFARNYRTGSSGRIPEGVEGVDYPAMVAPLRTVGPDPDIIDIGESSSENPHDEAEEEEETEGDDETESRPGTPLVSSSRANEGAGFAGESSSHPPKVKRKIVPMDPDVISDRTGKDPCPYLECFQDKTSLDTFRAVYDIPDDVIISPVRGNRIRYSDEHVTVPLMAISEGGLRFPMHRVLREILHRFNLTPCQLSVNSYRIIHSVIALAEVKMFRLEAFHFFENYMVSRNVRYSRYYLCSRRKMQKIIPEGMYDSEKWASDYVEVRGNFQFPEHEYGQFEIATRRGTPNTTKLNKVLLRAVKGCGLADSLLTIPAEERDAPTILKYKATYGGRIRRKVTDEPGQSEDIPQELQSSSDKPLRGSIRLPTEEEPFLEQEVMPPRNIKEVLQKKLEEKEREKAQLLKAGTAAASGSAPSKKAPPPQPSKKRPLSAPLSPKEPPASKKTRAAMKGKGQEVELPKEAAAEGEGRVTAFDLDTPWVPSFITPGKKQVLKSDSLREDPSLAFTLHSGLALPRDVQNPPSLKAALSEYYYHAGRATQSIMSAQLHLTEYDKKSKLQKQSVEYNKALAEEYKKGLEQSELVRQSLEVQVANQNDLIKGLQESTEQTRAEGKGEGLAEGRALGREEMKKEMEKEVQGQYEKGYAQAEEDVTDQILEVQDEIKEAQHKESFMLGYNMGLDDAGVEADYERRSLVDIPPFALTEVTAEETTADAVDSTTLPAPADAPILPAPADAPTLPALADAAAD, from the exons ATGGAGTCTGCAAAGTCACCTTCTTCGGGCGAATCTTATCGGTCGGTGGATTCCGAAGATTCGGATTTTGGTAGATCCGATCCAGGGTTAGCCGAAGCCATAAGAGATTTCGCCCGAAACTACCGAACGGGATCAAGTGGAAGGATCCCCGAGGGCGTAGAAGGAGTCGACTACCCCGCCATGGTGGCTCCTCTCCGAACAGTGGGGCCGGACCCCGATATTATAGATATAGGGGAGTCGTCATCCGAGAATCCTCATGACGaagcagaagaggaagaagagaccGAAGGAGATGACGAAACCGAGTCGAGACCAGGGACTCCACTTGTTTCGTCAAGCCGAGCGAATGAAGGGGCCGGATTTGCTGGGGAATCCTCGTCGCATCCGCCAAAGGTGAAGAGGAAGATCGTCCCGATGGACCCGGATGTGATCTCTGACCGAACGGGGAAGGACCCCTGCCCTTATTTGGAATGCTTCCAAGATAAGACGAGCCTGGACACCTTCCGAGCAGTTTACGACATCCCCGACGACGTTATCATTTCACCAGTTCGAGGGAACCGAATAAGATACAGTGACGAACACGTCACCGTCCCCTTGATGGCAATCTCAGAAGGGGGCCTTCGGTTCCCGATGcacagagttttgagagagatactTCATCGTTTCAATCTCACTCCGTGCCAGCTGAGCGTCAACTCCTACCGCATCATTCACTCGGTAATCGCCCTTGCCGAGGTGAAGATGTTTCGACTAGAAGCCTTTCACTTCTTTGAAAATTATATGGTGTCGAGAAACGTTAGGTACTCTCGGTACTACCTCTGCTCCCGGAGGAAGATGCAAAAGATCATTCCCGAGGGCATGTACGACTCGGAGAAGTGGGCCTCCGATTACGTCGAGGTTCGGGGCAACTTTCAGTTCCCCGAACATGAATACGGCCAATTTGAAATAGCCACACGAAGGGGAACGCCGA ATACCACCAAGCTTAACAAGGTACTGTTAAGGGCGGTCAAAGGTTGCGGTCTCGCCGACTCCCTGCTCACTATCCCAGCGGAGGAAAGAGACGCTCCGACAATCCTCAAATATAAAGCTACATACGGCGGTCGGATCCGACGAAAGGTAACTGACGAGCCCGGGCAGTCCGAGGACATCCCACAAGAGCTTCAATCGAGTTCCGACAAACCCCTCCGAGGGTCAATCCGACTTCCAACCGAAGAAGAACCATTCCTCGAACAAGAAGTGATGCCTCCGAGAAATATCAAGGAAGTTCTCCAGAAGAAGctagaagaaaaagagagagagaaggcccaACTGCTGAAGGCCGGAACCGCAGCCGCTTCGGGCTCGGCGCCGAGCAAGAAAGCACCACCTCCCCAACCCTCCAAAAAACGACCACTGAGCGCCCCTCTTTCCCCGAAGGAACCGCCTGCGAGCAAAAAGACGAGGGCGGCCATGAAGGGAAAGGGCCAAGAAGTGGAGCTTCCGAAGGAAGCCGCCGCAGAAGGAGAAGGGAGGGTGACTGCCTTCGACCTTGACACCCCATGGGTGCCAAGCTTCATCACACCTGGCAAGAAACAGGTTCTCAAGTCGGACAGCCTGAGGGAGGACCCCTCCCTGGCTTTCACTCTCCACTCGGGGCTAGCTTTGCCGAGGGATGTACAGAATCCCCCTTCTCTGAAAGCAGCCCTGAGTGAATACTACTATCACGCTGGAAGG GCCACCCAGTCCATTATGAGTGCCCAGCTTCATCTCACCGAATATGACAAGAAGTCAAAACTACAAAAGCAGTCGGTGGAATACAACAAGGCCCTGGCCGAGGAGTACAAGAAGGgcttggagcaatccgagctcgTGAGACAAAGCCTCGAGGTCCAGGTCGCCAATCAAAACGACCTCATCAAGGGGTTGCAGGAGTCTACCGAGCAGACCAGAGCCGAAGGCAAAGGTGAGGGGCTGGCCGAGGGGAGAGCCTTGGGGAGGGAAGAAATGAAGAAGGAGATGGAGAAAGAGGTGCAGGGGCAGTACGAGAAAGGATACGCCCAGGCCGAAGAAGACGTGACCGATCAAATCCTTGAAGTGCAGGATGAGATCAAGGAGGCCCAGCACAAAGAGAGCTTTATGCTCGGCTACAATATGGGTCTTGACGATGCAGGCGTTGAAGCTGACTACGAGAGGAGGAGTCTGGTGGACATACCACCCTTCGCCCTTACCGAAGTCACAGCAGAGGAGACAACAGCCGACGCTGTCGACTCGACCACCCTACCAGCCCCAGCCGACGCTCCAATCCTACCGGCCCCAGCCGACGCTCCAACACTGCCAGCCCTAGCCGACGCTGCAGCAGATTAA